The nucleotide sequence TGGGTTCTTCTGAGTACTGCACACAAAGCACAGAATCCATGATCTGGTCCATGTCGCCCTTGAAGTCCAGATAGGCCTGTTTAACATCAGCCAGCTCTTCTTCAGAACCTTTGTATGTCTTTTCAAAATCCTGGATGTCTTCTAGTGatatctaacaacaacaaaaacatgcttTAAAGCTTGTCATGGaggcggacgcctttaatcccagcactcaggaggcagaggtaggaggatcgccgtgagttcgaggccaccctgagactatagtgaattccaggtcagcctgagctagagcgagtgcctaccttggaaaacaaaacaaaaaaatgctttaaCTTCAGGAATTTTGCTAATTCAAGAATGggaatagtttaaaaaaaacaaacaaacaggaaggagggaagggaaggagaggggaggggaggggaaaaaggggaaggaaaaaaggaaagaaaaaccaagcaaacaaacaagaaagacctcgagttggggagatggcttaacagttaaaggcgcttgcctgtgaagcctaagggcccagattcgattacgtacagaagccagatgcacaaggtggtgcatgcatctggacttcgtttgcagtggctagaggccctggcgcgcccattttctataaataagtaaataatgaatgaatgaatgaatgaatgaataaaattaaaaaaaaaaaaaaccctcaccaaGCGTCCTACCTTTTTAAAGAGCAACCTCCAATACGCCTCCCAGTCCCGGACTTGGTTGGGCCCCGCAGCGTCATCGTCCACGGTTCCCTGCTCATCGTACAGGGCTCTCTGCTCCTTGTCGCTGAGGACCTCATAGACTCTCCCCAGGATCTGCAGGGAAACGGCACGCGGGTCACCGCCACGCCTCCCCCAGCAACCGTGCGACCCGCGAGGCATGCCACCACAGCTGTCAGGGACGGCGACCCCCGCCCCGGGGCCCGCACACACCCGTACCTGGAAGCGGCGGGTGGCGTCCTCCTTGCGGCTGTCGTCCACTCGGTCGGGGTGCACTTGCAGGGACACCTTGTGGTAGCCCCGCCGCACCTCGCCGTCGGAGGCCTCGCGCCGCACGCCCAGCACCCGGTAGAGGTCGGCGGTACCGAACACTTGCTCGCACAGCTCGAGCAGCCCCATACTGGCCCGGCCCGGCTCCGGTGCCGCCTCAGCGCAGGCCGGCGCTCGCTGCCGCACAGCCCCGATAGGCCCGCCGCCTTTTCccgcttaaaagaaaaaaaaaacaaaaaaacgccCAGGGCGCCTGCGTCACAggggcg is from Jaculus jaculus isolate mJacJac1 chromosome 18, mJacJac1.mat.Y.cur, whole genome shotgun sequence and encodes:
- the Dnajc9 gene encoding dnaJ homolog subfamily C member 9, which codes for MGLLELCEQVFGTADLYRVLGVRREASDGEVRRGYHKVSLQVHPDRVDDSRKEDATRRFQILGRVYEVLSDKEQRALYDEQGTVDDDAAGPNQVRDWEAYWRLLFKKISLEDIQDFEKTYKGSEEELADVKQAYLDFKGDMDQIMDSVLCVQYSEEPRIRSIIQEAIDSGEVPSYNAFVRESKQKMSARKRRAQEEAKEAELVRKELGFSEGVDNLKALIQSRQRDRQKEMDNFLAQMEAKYCKPSRGGGKKTALKKEKK